The following proteins are encoded in a genomic region of Syntrophotaleaceae bacterium:
- a CDS encoding molybdopterin molybdotransferase MoeA, translating to MPRFEEARKIILERVPLMGTERVFLLEGAGRVLTQDIAAPWNMPRWTNSAMDGYAVRASDCQGRATLSVVGFLPAGATADMELQPGTAIKIMTGAPLPFGADAIVPVEETEESEQRVTIKSPVKKGAHIRLQAEDVKAGECIIPSGTVLRPAEIGMLASFGKVFVSVFRRVRVAVLSTGDELAELGESLTDEKIINSNTLALAAALKEIGADITMLGIARDNREDHIQKMREGLKADVLITSAGVSTGDRDYVRDVLEELGAEFIFNKIDIKPGRPTTFGLIGKQPLFCLPGNPVSTMITFEELVRPALLKMMGHERVLKPLIEATLLTDLNKKRLGVLNFQRVSVEVREGKYYVSCSGDQNTGILKTMVKADALALLPESRDHFNAGDKVNIHLLGSHVDMLKG from the coding sequence ATGCCACGATTTGAAGAAGCAAGAAAAATAATTCTTGAACGTGTTCCCCTGATGGGCACGGAACGGGTATTCCTCCTTGAGGGGGCCGGAAGGGTTCTTACCCAGGATATCGCCGCCCCTTGGAACATGCCCCGCTGGACCAATTCGGCCATGGACGGCTACGCTGTGCGTGCCTCTGATTGCCAGGGGCGGGCGACCCTGAGCGTTGTCGGCTTTCTTCCCGCCGGTGCCACCGCCGACATGGAACTGCAACCCGGAACAGCCATAAAAATAATGACCGGAGCCCCATTGCCTTTCGGTGCCGATGCCATCGTTCCGGTCGAGGAGACGGAAGAATCCGAACAGAGGGTTACAATCAAAAGCCCGGTCAAAAAAGGGGCTCACATCCGATTGCAGGCCGAGGATGTAAAAGCAGGGGAATGCATCATCCCGTCCGGCACCGTGTTACGTCCGGCCGAAATCGGCATGCTGGCCTCCTTCGGCAAAGTGTTCGTTTCGGTTTTCCGTCGTGTGCGGGTGGCCGTTCTGTCGACGGGGGACGAGCTCGCCGAACTTGGCGAATCGCTGACGGATGAAAAGATCATCAACAGCAATACCCTGGCCCTGGCGGCTGCCCTCAAGGAAATCGGCGCCGATATAACCATGCTCGGCATCGCCAGGGACAACCGGGAAGACCATATCCAGAAAATGCGTGAAGGGCTCAAAGCCGACGTACTCATCACGTCCGCCGGCGTTTCCACCGGGGACCGGGATTATGTCCGGGACGTTCTGGAGGAACTGGGAGCCGAATTCATCTTCAATAAAATCGATATTAAGCCCGGCCGCCCCACGACCTTCGGCCTGATCGGCAAGCAGCCCTTGTTCTGCCTGCCCGGCAATCCGGTTTCGACCATGATCACCTTCGAGGAACTGGTTCGTCCTGCGCTGCTGAAGATGATGGGGCATGAAAGGGTTCTGAAGCCTTTGATCGAGGCCACCCTGCTGACTGATCTGAACAAAAAACGCCTTGGAGTTCTCAACTTCCAGCGGGTCAGTGTCGAAGTCCGCGAAGGAAAATATTATGTCAGCTGCTCCGGCGATCAAAATACAGGAATTTTGAAAACCATGGTCAAGGCGGATGCCCTGGCGCTTCTGCCTGAATCCCGGGATCATTTCAATGCGGGAGACAAGGTGAATATCCATCTGCTTGGAAGCCATGTGGATATGTTGAAAGGATAA
- a CDS encoding iron-containing alcohol dehydrogenase, with the protein MDISKFVVPEIIFGTGALRHIGESAARIGASKVLVVSDAGLIEAGWVEKTLHFLNKAELKFVVFSSVSSNPKDFQVHEGLSLYHSSKCDGIIAVGGGSCADMAKAIAMLATNDGSLRSYEGINKICNPLPPMIVAPSTAGTGTEVTQFSRITDLERHLKMSFISKSLIPDIAVIDPDLLTTVTPQLAASTGMDALTHAIEAYVSLAATPLTNLHALNAIELIFANLRQAVSDRDDMKANSNMALASLNAGIAFSNAIFGAGHAMTHQVDGLLDTHHGETDAVLLPHVMEFNLPNCRRQFREMAAAMGEESLSGENLPDAEQAIQAVRRLAADIGLQHTLSDFGLTEELLPQLIENTMKDACLLTNPRAVTPNDLFDLFRRAL; encoded by the coding sequence ATGGACATCAGTAAATTTGTTGTTCCGGAAATCATCTTCGGAACGGGTGCCCTCCGGCATATCGGGGAAAGTGCGGCCCGTATCGGCGCTTCGAAGGTGCTGGTTGTCTCCGATGCCGGCTTGATCGAGGCCGGCTGGGTCGAAAAAACCCTTCACTTTCTGAACAAGGCGGAGCTGAAATTCGTCGTTTTTTCTTCTGTTTCTTCCAATCCGAAGGATTTCCAGGTCCATGAGGGATTGTCTCTCTACCATTCCTCGAAATGCGACGGGATTATTGCAGTGGGCGGCGGAAGCTGCGCGGATATGGCCAAGGCTATCGCCATGCTGGCGACCAATGACGGTTCTCTTCGCAGTTATGAAGGCATCAACAAGATCTGCAACCCCCTGCCTCCGATGATCGTGGCGCCCTCCACCGCGGGCACCGGCACCGAAGTCACCCAATTTTCCAGGATCACAGACCTTGAGCGCCATTTGAAGATGTCCTTCATCTCCAAATCGCTTATACCAGATATCGCTGTGATCGACCCTGATCTGCTCACCACCGTCACCCCGCAGCTTGCGGCATCAACCGGGATGGATGCCCTGACCCATGCAATTGAAGCCTATGTGTCTCTTGCAGCGACTCCCCTGACCAATCTCCACGCCCTGAATGCCATCGAGCTGATCTTCGCCAATCTCCGTCAGGCAGTGTCCGATCGGGATGACATGAAAGCCAACTCCAACATGGCCCTGGCCAGCCTCAATGCCGGCATCGCCTTTTCCAATGCCATATTCGGCGCCGGCCATGCCATGACCCATCAGGTGGACGGACTCCTCGACACCCATCATGGCGAGACCGATGCCGTGCTCCTGCCCCATGTCATGGAATTCAATCTTCCCAATTGCCGGCGCCAATTCCGGGAGATGGCCGCAGCCATGGGCGAAGAGTCCCTTTCCGGCGAAAACCTTCCCGATGCCGAACAGGCCATTCAGGCCGTGCGACGGCTAGCGGCGGACATCGGTCTGCAGCATACCCTTTCGGATTTCGGATTGACCGAGGAACTGCTGCCCCAATTGATCGAAAACACCATGAAGGACGCCTGTCTACTGACCAACCCCCGGGCGGTGACACCAAACGATCTTTTCGATTTGTTTAGAAGAGCTCTCTAG